Proteins from a single region of Hordeum vulgare subsp. vulgare chromosome 6H, MorexV3_pseudomolecules_assembly, whole genome shotgun sequence:
- the LOC123406133 gene encoding L-type lectin-domain containing receptor kinase SIT2-like — protein sequence MSSLVLLLTIPLGLNLAALITTANDQFIYSGFSGSNLAVDDTATVTPDGLLELTNGTAYQKGHAFHPAPFRLRDSTASGNGKVRSFSVAFVFGIVSVYPDFSAHGMAFVMAPRRNFSDALPAKYLGLTNVHNDGNASNNIFAVELDTIQSVEFKDINANHVGIDINGLQSLRSYNAGYYDDKSGEFRSMKLISREAMQVWIDYHGERKEINVTLAPFDMAKPARPLLSASYDLSTVLTELVYLGFSAATGRVNSRHFVLGWSLGVSTEAPAIDMAKLPKLPRVGPKPRSKVFDIVLPIVTATFVLGLGGIIILVMRRRSRYTELREDWEVEFGPHRFLYKDLFRATEGFKDKHLLGAGGFGRVYRGVLETSKLEVAVKRVSHESRQGMREFIAEITSIGRIRHRNLVELLGYCRRKGELLLVYAYMPNGSLDKHLYNTREGQPTLNWALRFQIVNDVASGLLYLHQRWEKVVIHRDIKASNVLLDKDMNGQLGDFGLARLYDHGADSQTTHVVGTMGYLAPELIRTGRVSPLTDMFAFGIFLLEVACGQKPIKENAQGGQIALVDWVLEHWRDGTLMETVDARLQGGFDIHQAGLVLTLGLMCSHPLASARPAIGQVMRYLAGVTPLPELTPTDVLTLMQNKGFDESAMSYPDLVSSFGTISTLSGGR from the coding sequence atgtccTCCCTTGTACTCCTCCTGACGATCCCCTTGGGCCTGAACCTCGCAGCCTTGATCACCACCGCCAACGACCAATTCATCTACTCCGGATTCAGTGGCTCGAACCTCGCCGTCGACGACACCGCCACCGTCACGCCAGACGGGCTCCTGGAGCTGACAAACGGCACGGCGTACCAGAAAGGCCACGCGTTCCACCCGGCCCCGTTCCGCCTCCGCGACTCCACGGCCAGCGGCAATGGCAAGGTGCGGTCCTTCTCCGTCGCCTTCGTGTTCGGCATCGTCTCCGTCTACCCCGACTTCAGCGCCCACGGCATGGCCTTCGTCATGGCTCCGCGGAGGAACTTCTCCGATGCTCTTCCTGCCAAGTACCTGGGCCTCACCAACGTCCACAACGATGGCAACGCCAGCAACAACATCTTCGCCGTGGAGCTGGACACCATCCAGAGCGTGGAGTTCAAGGACATCAACGCCAACCACGTCGGCATCGACATCAACGGCCTGCAGTCCCTGCGGTCATACAACGCCGGCTACTACGATGACAAGAGCGGCGAGTTCCGAAGCATGAAACTCATCAGCCGCGAGGCCATGCAAGTGTGGATCGATTACCACGGGGAGAGGAAGGAGATCAACGTGACACTGGCCCCCTTCGACATGGCCAAGCCTGCTAGGCCGCTCCTCTCAGCCAGCTACGACCTCTCCACGGTGCTCACTGAGCTGGTGTATCTCGGGTTCTCAGCGGCGACAGGCCGTGTGAATTCGCGGCATTTCGTTCTTGGTTGGAGCTTGGGCGTGAGCACAGAAGCTCCGGCCATCGACATGGCCAAGCTGCCCAAGTTACCTCGGGTTGGCCCGAAGCCTCGGTCCAAGGTCTTCGACATCGTTCTACCAATAGTGACGGCAACATTTGTACTTGGGTTGGGTGGTATCATTATCCTGGTCATGCGGAGGAGATCAAGGTACACTGAGTTGCGGGAAGATTGGGAGGTCGAGTTCGGGCCACACCGCTTCTTGTacaaggatttattccgtgcaaccGAGGGATTTAAGGACAAGCATCTGCTTGGCGCAGGGGGGTTTGGAAGGGTATACAGAGGTGTGCTTGAGACATCTAAGCTGGAGGTTGCAGTGAAGAGGGTGTCCCACGAGTCAAGACAGGGGATGAGAGAGTTCATAGCTGAGATTACAAGCATCGGCCGCATCCGACATCGCAATCTTGTGGAGCTGCTCGGTTATTGCCGTCGAAAGGGTGAACTCCTTTTGGTGTACGCCTACATGCCCAACGGAAGCCTGGATAAACATCTATATAACACTAGGGAGGGCCAGCCTACTCTGAACTGGGCTCTCAGGTTTCAGATCGTCAATGATGTCGCGTCCGGCTTGCTTTACCTGCATCAGAGGTGGGAGAAAGTGGTCATCCACAGAGACATCAAGGCCAGCAACGTGCTCCTGGACAAAGACATGAACGGCCAGCTTGGTGACTTCGGGCTAGCGAGGCTGTACGACCATGGGGCAGACTCGCAAACCACGCACGTGGTCGGCACCATGGGCTACTTGGCTCCGGAGCTGATACGCACGGGCAGGGTGTCCCCTCTGACCGACATGTTCGCCTTCGGCATATTCCTTCTTGAGGTTGCATGCGGGCAGAAACCCATCAAGGAGAATGCGCAGGGCGGACAGATAGCGCTGGTGGACTGGGTGCTGGAGCATTGGCGTGATGGTACGCTCATGGAGACGGTGGACGCGAGGCTCCAGGGCGGGTTCGACATCCACCAAGCAGGGCTGGTGCTCACGCTAGGGCTCATGTGCTCACACCCTCTCGCTAGCGCGAGGCCTGCCATTGGACAGGTCATGCGCTATCTCGCAGGTGTTACGCCGCTCCCTGAGCTCACACCAACAGACGTGCTCACCTTGATGCAAAACAAGGGGTTTGACGAATCCGCCATGTCGTATCCGGATCTGGTGTCGAGCTTTGGCACAATTTCCACCCTCTCAGGAGGAAGATAA
- the LOC123406134 gene encoding inorganic phosphate transporter 2-1, chloroplastic, whose translation MSQSSPFFSIARAHAGAGGRAAAAALLLRCPAAQLPPTIHCFRLAKVSPAKTLNSHLALPRATLSSFANADDDGSSAKPDASGEQNGGSELSEMAKAFHISPRMAMSISVLIAFAALTVPLAMRSLLFHGTTKMKVLAYLTLLSGFYMAWNIGANDVANAMGTSVGSGALTLRQAVLTAAVLEFSGAFLMGTHVTSTMQKGILVTSVFQGNDSLLFAGLLSSLAAAGTWLQVASSYGWPVSTTHCIVGAMVGFGLVYGGVNAVFWSSLARVSSSWIISPLMGAAVSFLVYKCIRRFVYSAPNPGQAAAASAPIAVFTGVTAISFAAFPLSKTFSIAVLQALVCGAIGAVFVSRAIKKQLGDLLSSEAEKIAIADNTDVQQGGFDVAGPRGAQLQIVYGVFGYMQVLSACFMSFAHGGNDVSNAIGPLAAALSLLQGVASSAEIVIPTEVLAWGGFGIVAGLAMWGYRVIATIGKKITELTPTRGFAAEFAAASVVLFASKLGLPISATHTLVGAVMGVGFARGLNRVRAETVREIVVSWVVTIPVGALLSVVYTLILTKILKYFM comes from the exons ATGTCTCAATCTTCTCCTTTCTTTTCCATTGCCCGAGCACATGCTGGAGCAGGAGGGCGAGCTGCGGCTGCCGCTCTCCTGCTCCGTTGCCCTGCCGCTCAGCTGCCACCTACCATTCACTGCTTCCGTCTCGCTAAAGTGTCGCCTGCCAAGACACTCAACTCGCACCTGGCGCTTCCGCGCGCCACACTGTCCTCCTTTGCAAACGCTGATGATGATGGCTCCAGTGCAAAACCAGATGCCTCGGGGGAGCAGAACGGAGGATCCGAGCTGTCAGAGAtggcaaaggcattccatatttcACCACGGATGGCCATGTCAATCTCTGTGCTGATTGCATTTGCAGCTCTCACTGTTCCACTCGCGATGCGCTCGCTGCTCTTCCATGGGACGACCAAGATGAAGGTATTGGCATATCTGACCCTCTTGTCAGGATTCTACATGGCATGGAATATTGGAGCGAATGATGTGGCAAATGCCATGGGGACATCGGTAGGATCTGGTGCTTTGACTCTCCGGCAGGCAGTGCTGACTGCAGCTGTGCTAGAGTTCTCTGGAGCTTTCCTTATGGGTACCCATGTCACCAGCACCATGCAGAAGGGCATCCTCGTCACATCTGTCTTCCAAGGAAATGATTCTCTGCTCTTTGCTGGATTGCTGTCCTCCCTCGCTGCTGCTGGTACATGGTTGCAG GTTGCTTCCTCTTATGGCTGGCCTGTGTCAACTACCCATTGTATTGTTGGGGCTATGGTTGGTTTTGGGCTGGTATATGGAGGGGTCAATGCAGTTTTCTGGAGCTCCTTGGCTAGAGTATCTTCATCATGGATTATTTCTCCACTGATGGGTGCTGCAGTCTCATTTCTTGTTTACAAGTGCATACGCAGG TTCGTATACAGCGCACCAAATCCAGGTCAGGCTGCAGCTGCTTCTGCACCTATTGCCGTTTTTACTGGTGTCACTGCAATCTCGTTTGCCGCTTTCCCTCTCAGCAAGACATTTTCCATTGCCGTTCTGCAAGCATTAGTATGTGGGGCAATAGGAGCGGTCTTTGTTAGCAGGGCAATCAAAAAACAGCTTGGTGACCTACTGTCTTCAGAAGCAGAAAAGATAGCAATAGCTGACAATACAGATGTTCAGCAAGGTGGATTTGACGTCGCTGGCCCTAGAGGAGCTCAATTGCAGATTGTGTACGGCGTATTTGGCTACATGCAGGTCCTGTCAGCATGCTTCATGTCATTCGCTCATGGAGGCAATGATGTCTCCAATGCCATAGGGCCTCTGGCCGCAGCTTTgtctcttcttcaaggcgtagcaaGCAGCGCTGAGATAGTCATACCGACTGAAGTCCTTGCTTGGGGTGGTTTTGGAATTGTCGCAGGGCTTGCAATGTGGGGTTATAGAGTCATAGCAACAATTGGCAAGAAAATCACCGAACTAACACCCACAAGGGGGTTCGCAGCAGAGTTTGCGGCCGCTTCTGTGGTATTGTTTGCATCTAAGCTTGGGCTGCCAATATCTGCTACACATACACTTGTTGGTGCAGTGATGGGTGTGGGATTTGCAAGAGGTCTCAACAGAGTCAGAGCAGAGACTGTGCGTGAAATTGTGGTCTCTTGGGTGGTCACAATTCCAGTTGGTGCTTTGCTATCAGTCGTCTATACATTAATCTTGACCAAGATTCTGAAATACTTTATGTGA
- the LOC123406135 gene encoding uncharacterized protein LOC123406135, giving the protein MLRFPALMRQWPSPPLIPASTLLPVPATTQEDELLLAMAESDLEDKLNAIRKTNSNLVIIGKPTNDVKEEYDAEVEEDDVDNVDESDGDDFDQETG; this is encoded by the exons ATGCTGCGATTCCCGGCGCTGATGCGGCAGTGGCCGTCGCCGCCGCTGATTCCGGCGTCCACACTCCTCCCCGTGCCCGCAACTACCCAGGAGGACGAGCTCCTCCTCGCCATGGCCGAGTCCGACCTCGAAGACAAG CTGAACGCGATCCGCAAGACCAACAGCAACCTGGTGATCATAGGCAAGCCCACCAACGACGTGAAGGAGGAGTACGACGCGGAGGTGGAAGAGGACGACGTCGACAACGTTGACGAATCCGACGGGGACGATTTCGACCAAGAAACCGGCTGA